The genomic interval agcagCCGTGAATCagccgaaggttttgatgtataaacagctaaaatagcacaaagtctgcaggaaATCAGGGGAATGATGGCGTGAGCGCTGACTCGGTTTGATGcgactgaaacaggaagtttggtTCCAGCTGACGTTTCTCCGCAGACTTCATGGGGATGAAGATTGTCGGGGAGATGCTGCGGATGTCCGGAGCGTTCTTCATCCGGAGGTCGTTCGGCGGAGACAAACTGTACTGGGCCGTTTTCTCCGAGTACGTCCGGGTCATGGTGAAGGTAAACCCGCCGCGCTCATGGGAGGAGTTCCATTCGGTGTTTGTTCGAACCTTCATGTGTCGTTCTGTTGCATCTCCTCCCACAGATCGGATTTGCACCGGTTGAGTTTTTCCTGGAGGGAACCAGGAGCCGAACGGCCAAATCTTTAACGCCGAAGTTAGGTCAGAGCCGACAGCGTGCACGAGGTGGAGGTTTCCGCTCCGAGGTCGGGGTGCTTTAACCCGCCTCGTCGGCTCTGTTTGCGTCTGCAGGGCTGCTGAACATCGTGATGGAGCCGTTCCTGAAGGGCGAGCTGTTCGACGTGTCCCTGGTCCCGGTCAGTATCAGCTACGAGAGGGTCCTGGAGGAGGTGCTGTACGCCAGGGAGCTGCTGGGAGTCCCGAAGCCCAAAGAGTCCACGTCTGTGAGTCTCCGATCCTCCGATCCTCCCACCAGCTGgaaatccagtttttatttgtatttgtgtcaCACGAGccgctctttgtgtttgtttctgctgcagggtCTGTTTAAAGCCAGGAAGGTCCTCAGTGAGGATTACGGCAGCATTCACGTGTATTTCGGTCAGCCTGTGTCTGTCAGAAGTTTAGCTGAGGGCCGAGTAAACCGCAGCCAGTTCAACCTGATGCCAAGGTACCGattgtgtcggccatcttggtctggatgctctttttttttgttttattattcatgtaTGAAAACGTTTAGCTGATTCAGGAGGTGGCTGCGGGGActtttatatcttttaaaatatgaacttttactttatttacaaatattttcccaacattcagatctttttaattcctcctaaaaacatcaaatcttttctgcctcagtttttagcttctaatgctacttttagcttttaactagccttttgataTGTTTAGCTATTAgttacctttttgcttttttacctTTCAACTagtcttttaatacttttatccacattctgttacttttaaattgtatccagccttttagctactgttctgctacttttagctttcaactcatcttttaagcttttagctaccattttccTACTTATAGCTGTTAGCTAGCCGTTCTATGACTTTTAAATAACCTTTTAATAGTTGTAGTTTTAagctagcttttagctcgctaagtttatgcagctaaatcgattttaaggaaactttcaggaagtgatcATCTACAACtagttagcttttagccacgCAGCTAACTAACCTTTACAGACACAAAATGGTTCCTCgtcagtcagtttgacacaCTGAGCTGTAGTACGCCgcgttgtggtagtagctgacagttgtTCCTAACAGAatgctgttattttaaaggtaaatctttttttaacctgtaaCCTGtagcgggcgataggcatttCTTCTGATGAAGGAGTccttaactgtttttgtttttaaccaaagtttgtttgaagtttgagtttgtcacagtttccttttaaagttatttaaatgttaattttcttttgttctgcttcatATTTGAGGCAGATGAAACTGTAGGAAGTAAAGCTGGTTTCGGACCAGCATGCACCGGGGTGGCGCCTGGTTTATCAGAGTTCTTCTCCGGTCCTtcagagcaggggtctccagtcctggtcctcaggtccaccatcctgcaggttttccatgtttctctgctccaacacacctgattcagaggttaaatcacctcttcatgttctgcagaagcctgttaatcagtcattgattcaaatcaggtgtgttggagcagagaaacaagtaaaacctgcaggatggtggccctgaggaccaggactgaacaCCCCTGCTTCAGAGCATGAATAAACCTGGAGCCGGAGGTGCAGCTGTGGCTGGTTTGAACTGGACTGGAACAAACGGAATAACGAGCTTCTGGTTTTCAGACACATCCCCAGGAAGCCCGGAGAGGAAGTCCAGAGCTTCGTGAACGACTCGGCCTACAGGCTGGTCCGGGCCCAGGAGGAGAACATGGTCCTGAAGCCGTGGGTCCTGCTGGCcgtcctgctgctgcaggaccAGGCTGCGGGGGACGGACGGGGGACGTCTTTGGACGAGCTGACGGAGCGCGCCGTGTGGCTCAGAGACCTCTGCCGGCAGTTTGGAGCCTTCCTCCACTGGCCGGGTACCAGAAACGATCGGGAATCCGGGTTCtggagggtttttatttatatttgaggatataaaacaggaaaacggtCACCATGAATGAACAGCACTGTTGTTTTAGCAGCGTTAAACGCCTTCGCTGGGTTTCTGTTAGCATTTAGGGTCAGAAAGTTTAAAAGACTTGAGCTAAACTACAagtatgttttaaattttataagatgaagaaaagaaatgtttcaaaccagaacagctgtcaaaatacaggatttttcagtgtttttggtttgaatttttATCCTAACAGGATTTCTACaccattaaatgattgtttggacGTTAATTTACCTCAAACTCATTCAgggtttttataaaaacagcaaatattcgtCTCCTTCGTTTTCAACTAAACTCAGAAATTCTCCCGTTAGAGTTCAGAACATCCGATCTCAGCTCCAACTTTAGCTTTAACGCTCCTTGCCGCTCGGTTTCTGTCGCCGTTTCTTCTCAGAAGAAGAAGTAGTTCACCTCTCCTCTTCCCACCTGGCgtctctgactctgtttacatccagggattattttccGTCAGACTGATGTGAACTCGTCAgtgttcgaatgtaaacaaacgactcgtaattgttggcaacaaaacccgattctgctgatttcactcattAATTACAATTTATACTGCAGACTTCAGGAGTGATTGTTGTCTGTTTAATGGatatttttatcatagatgatacacatattcaaaaacatgaaaagatcTCATATTTTGTCAGCTGGAGTGATCAGACAAACTGGCAACTATCAATGCTgctaaaactgttaaagaatCAGTAAATCAGTTAACTAATAAACGGGGATATGGTTTTAATGtcagatgaaatgttttttaaaaggatgCTGAGTCACAGATGaaccttcagctgctctgaggGTTAAATATAAAGTCATTTCATTAAAGCTttgactcttcttcttctcctccttcagaTCACATGATTCCCTCCCAGGTGGTTTCCTCCAGTCTTTCCCTTCATCGAGGTCTGGTGAGGATCTCTGAGGGACGAGTCCAGCTGGCTTTGGATCAaggttttattacagtttttacGTTACATTGATCCGAAGCGGCGTAAAACGAGATCAAATCGAGGTCGTATTTGTCCTGCAGCAGGAGCCGAAGCACGGCGGCCTCTCGGTGCCGCCACCCCAGAGGAGGAGCTCTTGAATCGGGCGGTCATCGTCCTTTCctgcgcctcctacaggaaccAGGCGCTCCACGTCTTCATCCGTCCGGCGCTGCTCGCCTCGGCCATCCAGACCGCATCTTCCAACCAGAAACGTAAGACCACCTCCCTCCTGCTGCTCCCAGCCTTAAACACGGAGGAGGAAGTTCATGATTCTGGTTTCAGACGACTGGAGAATACTTTTGCTCCGTTGAACATCTCAGATTTATCTGCTGTGCGAATGTAGACAAATTAATTGGGACGTAGAGACATCTGTGTCCTAAACTTCAACATATTTACACGAGAAAGCCTGAGATTTAAGCACACTGTGTTTGGATGGTTTGTGTTTTCCAGAGGACGTCTACAACAGCTTCAGCTTTCTGAGGAACATGTTCTCTAACGAGTTCATTCTCAGCCCCGGAGCTGCGGTGCAGGTGAGGAGCTCTTCTGTTCATCTGCACTTAGAAGTCTTTCAGAAATTCTCACATCTTCCGTGTGCCTCGTTTCAGGACTTTGAGGAGGCGTGTTACCTGCTGGTGAAGAGCGGCGCTCTGCAGATCAAccagcaggaggttctggtgACGGAGACGGGCCAGAAGACCCTCACCTTCCTCACGAGTTCTCTGGATCCTTTTCTACAAGGATATCAGGTGAGAAGAATCCACTAAATGTAGAACCGAAAccgttttgtttctgtcttggATAAAGATCGAATCAAGAAGCACTGAAGCACCAAACGTTTGTCCCGTTTCTTTCAcgcagctttaaaataaaacaaattaaacaccGATCAGTGCACGTCATTGTGCACGGCGCAGACAGAGTTTTGCATCAAAAACTGCAAGACGAAAATAAAGCAAATCATTGGTATTTTGGAGAACTCGGCTCTGAAGCTcagacttcacagtagaaacattattcaaagtttaaacgggtcacagaaagttgggtTTTTACAGGAATGAACCggtatttctgtgtttttacagaattatgatttttccacagaatatTCAGCTGATGATGTTTCTCACATTTGAGCTCTCTTTTTGGTACATTATATATTGAAAcgtattttttttgtctcactgcTACGAAACTTAACGTTTTTCTCTCAATCAAAGCTAATCTTCCACAGTTTtccatcatattttagctcaaatcttctcttcagaacaggaagtgacgagTCTTTTAAACGTGTCGGATCTCCGTCGTTGAACACGTTCACATGTGACACCGTCGGTCTTTTGTTTTAAGGTCCGACTTCCAGTTTtcacacagcgactgtttgtctgagctgggtcgtcagggagtgagagacggttaccgtggtgaccataacgagccactggcagcagctttcccatttcttttgatcttggttctctttgctcttcttctacagtttatatttcatcatttaGGCCTTTTTGTGCAGATGTATCCCCAGAAGTTTCACTTTGTTTCCATCTTTGAGTCGCAAATTTGCAGTAAAGATCATCTGGTCATCTCGGCCTCCTGTCCTCTCAGGGAGTCCCAGCAGTGATGTTTGCGTGGAAAACTGACGTGTGAAACCGGCTTTAATCCTTCCTCCTCGTGTTTCTGGCTCGCAGATGGTGTGTCGCTTTCTGTGCGAGGAGGCGTCCGAGGGGCTGACGGAGAAACGGTTCGTCCCCGCCATCCGCAAGTTCATCGTCCAGCATCTCctaacaggtctgtcctcctgCCTCACAGCGTCCCCGTCAGTGGGACGTTCAGTCAAACAGGACTTTGTGTCTCATCCGTCCAGGGAGACTAAGACATGCTGAGGTTTTGTCCTCGGACCTCCAGAAGAACGCTCTGGCGGCGTTGCTGAGGCTGGGAGCTGTACGGAAACTCAGAGGGTACGTCGGTCCCAGCGCCACGgtgaaagggcgataatgttttccAATGTTcgtttgtctgactgttagcaaaataatctCATGGACTTTTGGACAAATTGACTCTTTCAGCTACAccacctcagcaaacacagaaatgctccgaattttacagataatgagctaaaatctggtgtggtagtagctgagagtgagagctaacagattgtTACAGATCAGAGTCAgctctgttagcgaaatatctcacaaaccgcTGGTGAACATCtgatgtccaggtctaaaaaccagaCCTGAGTCTCACATCATCATTTCACAAACTGAACTCCTGAAGATGAAATCAAATATGGGGCAGCTTCCTCTGAGGGTAAAATGTGTGCAAAgaaataatgtgcgcagccaGGAATACAGATTTGCAAACCGTCAACTCAAATTTAATCCACTAGTCACAAACGCTTGGTTTCAGTGAGTCTGCAGTGGATAATTTGCAGATTTTCAAGTTCAGCCTCTGAGATTCTGGCTTTCCTAACATTAACATTAAttctatttattcatttataataaattggGAAATGAATTTAAATCAGATGAATCCATCGTGTAAATTTGTATCACAGAGGAAAATTTGTGTCGCAATTAAACTAAATTCCATTTAAGCTGCATGTAATTGAATGAAAGCAGAATTCCCTGAAGGAAATCAAAAGTCTTTCTTGGAAAATGAGTTGAGCTCAATCTCTGTTTAAATGACAGCCACTTTTATGTTGGCGAAGGTtgatgtggcagccattttaatcagctgtagacgttcatccaatgacttcctgagagtttcattcttGAGATATTACGCTAACAGACGAGCCTGTCGCTGCTGCGTCTCCTCTGTGCTGAGAATAACCAATCACCTGCCTGCCTCCACAGCAGAggggaggagcagctggaggtcAACAAGGTGATGGTGAACTCGCTGGAAGACACTCTGGGTACGAACCAAACTCACGGCACGTTTCTGTGACTCCGCCCCCCCTCCATCGTTTCAAACTGACCCATTGTTTCTTCCAGGAGGAAACCTGCCGACGCAGAAGGCTGTCGTTGCTCGACTCTGACTCTGTGACCTGATTGGCTGACGGTCGGCGCTCCTCGGAGCAGTACGAGACGTCTGAGAGGGAAGAGACAACTCGACCTCCGTTTGTCCCTCTGTCTTCTGTTCTTCTCTCGTCCTCGGCTGGGTTTTCACGTTTTCTCAGACTCTTAACGAGCTGCATTAACaccgatgatgatgatgatgatgatgggtcTAATAACACGCTGCTGAATGGATCATTCGTTCATATTATATCTATAATCTAACCCTGAGTGGCTTTCCTTTCTGTCCTTTCacctcagcttcctgtttgtcttcctctccttcgttgtttgttttttcaattcTTCTGCACTTTTCTGAACAAACTCCTGCAGTTTGATGTGGACCTCTAACTTCACTAATaatatttctattttgttg from Kryptolebias marmoratus isolate JLee-2015 linkage group LG19, ASM164957v2, whole genome shotgun sequence carries:
- the gnpat gene encoding dihydroxyacetone phosphate acyltransferase isoform X2, with translation MASKAVYLHRDPMLKKRDDFEDILEERRRSSDLRYALRCYTPLLYKGLTPFRADELKTMVLQSDQLQYVINQVSKQTSVTADEVEAEAAAILEEMAHHLQISTIRFFAFVLSKVFKTLFRSVCVNEEGVQRLQQAIQEHPVVLLPSHRSYMDFLLMSYILYTYDLPLPVIAAGMDFMGMKIVGEMLRMSGAFFIRRSFGGDKLYWAVFSEYVRVMVKIGFAPVEFFLEGTRSRTAKSLTPKLGLLNIVMEPFLKGELFDVSLVPVSISYERVLEEVLYARELLGVPKPKESTSGLFKARKVLSEDYGSIHVYFGQPVSVRSLAEGRVNRSQFNLMPRHIPRKPGEEVQSFVNDSAYRLVRAQEENMVLKPWVLLAVLLLQDQAAGDGRGTSLDELTERAVWLRDLCRQFGAFLHWPDHMIPSQVVSSSLSLHRGLVRISEGRVQLALDQGAEARRPLGAATPEEELLNRAVIVLSCASYRNQALHVFIRPALLASAIQTASSNQKQDVYNSFSFLRNMFSNEFILSPGAAVQDFEEACYLLVKSGALQINQQEVLVTETGQKTLTFLTSSLDPFLQGYQMVCRFLCEEASEGLTEKRFVPAIRKFIVQHLLTGRLRHAEVLSSDLQKNALAALLRLGAVRKLRGRGEEQLEVNKVMVNSLEDTLGGNLPTQKAVVARL
- the gnpat gene encoding dihydroxyacetone phosphate acyltransferase isoform X4, which codes for MASKAVYLHRDPMLKKRDDFEDILEERRRSSDLRYALRCYTPLLYKGLTPFRADELKTMVLQSDQLQYVINQVSKQTSVTADEVEAEAAAILEEMAHHLQISTIRFFAFVLSKVFKTLFRSVCVNEEGVQRLQQAIQEHPVVLLPSHRSYMDFLLMSYILYTYDLPLPVIAAGMDFMGMKIVGEMLRMSGAFFIRRSFGGDKLYWAVFSEYVRVMVKIGFAPVEFFLEGTRSRTAKSLTPKLGLLNIVMEPFLKGELFDVSLVPVSISYERVLEEVLYARELLGVPKPKESTSGLFKARKVLSEDYGSIHVYFGQPVSVRSLAEGRVNRSQFNLMPRHIPRKPGEEVQSFVNDSAYRLVRAQEENMVLKPWVLLAVLLLQDQAAGDGRGTSLDELTERAVWLRDLCRQFGAFLHWPDHMIPSQVVSSSLSLHRGLVRISEGRVQLALDQGAEARRPLGAATPEEELLNRAVIVLSCASYRNQALHVFIRPALLASAIQTASSNQKQDVYNSFSFLRNMFSNEFILSPGAAVQDFEEACYLLVKSGALQINQQEVLVTETGQKTLTFLTSSLDPFLQGYQMVCRFLCEEASEGLTEKRFVPAIRKFIVQHLLTGRLRHAEVLSSDLQKNALAALLRLGAVRKLRGGEEQLEVNKVMVNSLEDTLGGNLPTQKAVVARL
- the gnpat gene encoding dihydroxyacetone phosphate acyltransferase isoform X5, which encodes MLKKRDDFEDILEERRRSSDLRYALRCYTPLLYKGLTPFRADELKTMVLQSDQLQYVINQVSKQTSVTADEVEAEAAAILEEMAHHLQISTIRFFAFVLSKVFKTLFRSVCVNEEGVQRLQQAIQEHPVVLLPSHRSYMDFLLMSYILYTYDLPLPVIAAGMDFMGMKIVGEMLRMSGAFFIRRSFGGDKLYWAVFSEYVRVMVKIGFAPVEFFLEGTRSRTAKSLTPKLGLLNIVMEPFLKGELFDVSLVPVSISYERVLEEVLYARELLGVPKPKESTSGLFKARKVLSEDYGSIHVYFGQPVSVRSLAEGRVNRSQFNLMPRHIPRKPGEEVQSFVNDSAYRLVRAQEENMVLKPWVLLAVLLLQDQAAGDGRGTSLDELTERAVWLRDLCRQFGAFLHWPDHMIPSQVVSSSLSLHRGLVRISEGRVQLALDQAGAEARRPLGAATPEEELLNRAVIVLSCASYRNQALHVFIRPALLASAIQTASSNQKQDVYNSFSFLRNMFSNEFILSPGAAVQDFEEACYLLVKSGALQINQQEVLVTETGQKTLTFLTSSLDPFLQGYQMVCRFLCEEASEGLTEKRFVPAIRKFIVQHLLTGRLRHAEVLSSDLQKNALAALLRLGAVRKLRGRGEEQLEVNKVMVNSLEDTLGGNLPTQKAVVARL
- the gnpat gene encoding dihydroxyacetone phosphate acyltransferase isoform X1, producing MASKAVYLHRDPMLKKRDDFEDILEERRRSSDLRYALRCYTPLLYKGLTPFRADELKTMVLQSDQLQYVINQVSKQTSVTADEVEAEAAAILEEMAHHLQISTIRFFAFVLSKVFKTLFRSVCVNEEGVQRLQQAIQEHPVVLLPSHRSYMDFLLMSYILYTYDLPLPVIAAGMDFMGMKIVGEMLRMSGAFFIRRSFGGDKLYWAVFSEYVRVMVKIGFAPVEFFLEGTRSRTAKSLTPKLGLLNIVMEPFLKGELFDVSLVPVSISYERVLEEVLYARELLGVPKPKESTSGLFKARKVLSEDYGSIHVYFGQPVSVRSLAEGRVNRSQFNLMPRHIPRKPGEEVQSFVNDSAYRLVRAQEENMVLKPWVLLAVLLLQDQAAGDGRGTSLDELTERAVWLRDLCRQFGAFLHWPDHMIPSQVVSSSLSLHRGLVRISEGRVQLALDQAGAEARRPLGAATPEEELLNRAVIVLSCASYRNQALHVFIRPALLASAIQTASSNQKQDVYNSFSFLRNMFSNEFILSPGAAVQDFEEACYLLVKSGALQINQQEVLVTETGQKTLTFLTSSLDPFLQGYQMVCRFLCEEASEGLTEKRFVPAIRKFIVQHLLTGRLRHAEVLSSDLQKNALAALLRLGAVRKLRGRGEEQLEVNKVMVNSLEDTLGGNLPTQKAVVARL
- the gnpat gene encoding dihydroxyacetone phosphate acyltransferase isoform X3; this encodes MASKAVYLHRDPMLKKRDDFEDILEERRRSSDLRYALRCYTPLLYKGLTPFRADELKTMVLQSDQLQYVINQVSKQTSVTADEVEAEAAAILEEMAHHLQISTIRFFAFVLSKVFKTLFRSVCVNEEGVQRLQQAIQEHPVVLLPSHRSYMDFLLMSYILYTYDLPLPVIAAGMDFMGMKIVGEMLRMSGAFFIRRSFGGDKLYWAVFSEYVRVMVKIGFAPVEFFLEGTRSRTAKSLTPKLGLLNIVMEPFLKGELFDVSLVPVSISYERVLEEVLYARELLGVPKPKESTSGLFKARKVLSEDYGSIHVYFGQPVSVRSLAEGRVNRSQFNLMPRHIPRKPGEEVQSFVNDSAYRLVRAQEENMVLKPWVLLAVLLLQDQAAGDGRGTSLDELTERAVWLRDLCRQFGAFLHWPDHMIPSQVVSSSLSLHRGLVRISEGRVQLALDQAGAEARRPLGAATPEEELLNRAVIVLSCASYRNQALHVFIRPALLASAIQTASSNQKQDVYNSFSFLRNMFSNEFILSPGAAVQDFEEACYLLVKSGALQINQQEVLVTETGQKTLTFLTSSLDPFLQGYQMVCRFLCEEASEGLTEKRFVPAIRKFIVQHLLTGRLRHAEVLSSDLQKNALAALLRLGAVRKLRGGEEQLEVNKVMVNSLEDTLGGNLPTQKAVVARL